Proteins encoded by one window of Passer domesticus isolate bPasDom1 chromosome 10, bPasDom1.hap1, whole genome shotgun sequence:
- the MDH1B gene encoding putative malate dehydrogenase 1B isoform X7, whose translation MAKFVVAGKANCPYYAKAELLADYLQTNLPSFRVHKIAQHPDKWEQWLHDICETNGWQHSQSPIIWRELLDRGGKGQLLGGLNDFLEYAQQYYGITSMMLSEEMLDIAEENLQAYLEIVKEDEEIKSLINPMQIWITSASVPICYHLIPLLANGEVFGMTTEISIHLLDNEQFKEILRSIVMEAEDMAFPLLRSISEHTKIDEAFIDADIIIVLDDVLLNLEIQSIESYIREVSEICQVYAPLIEKNAKSEVKVISSGKTFVNLKATMLRTYGPSIRPENIIAISTSWESAAKAMLARKLNMNAAGVRDVIVWGNITGSNYIDLSHAKLYGYDCAIRGPPNFQRPLLNMIYDSEWLHSEVLCAQSTLSSRLSHCTGMLPAHAIATVLRYWYHGSPSEEIISVGILSEGQFCIPEGIIFSMPVRLQNGNWEVMTELEINETTQKALGRLSHELVQRPSVMLKAPYTEQP comes from the exons ATGGCCAAGTTCGTGGTGGCGG GTAAGGCAAACTGCCCTTACTATGCCAAAGCTGAACTCCTGGCTGACTATCTCCAGACTAACTTGCCCAGCTTCAGGGTTCACAAGATTGCTCAGCACCCTGACAAGTGGGAG CAGTGGCTTCATGACATTTGTGAAACAAATGGATGGCAACACAGCCAGTCTCCTATCATTTGGAGAGAACTGTTGGACCGTGGAGGGAAGGGTCAGCTTCTGGGAGGACTTAATGATTTTCTGGAATATGCTCAG CAATATTACGGCATCACTTCCATGATGCTGAGTGAGGAAATGTTAGACATTGCTGAGGAGAACCTGCAGGCATATCTTGAAATTGTAAAAGAGGATGAAGAGATTAAAAGTCTTATCAATCCTATGCAGATCTGGATTACCAG TGCATCAGTTCCAATCTGTTATCATCTGATCCCACTGTTGGCAAATGGAGAAGTGTTTGGGATGACCACAGAAATCAGTATCCATTTGCTTGACAATGAGCAGTTTAAAGAAATTCTTCGCAGTATTGTAATGGAAGCTGAAGACATGGCATTCCCACTTCTCCGCAGTATTTCAGAGCACACAAAAATAGATGAGGCTTTTATTGATGCTGATATTATCATTGTTCTTGATGATGTCCTCCTAAACCTTGAAATCCAATCCATTGAGAGCTACATCAGAGAAGTGAGTGAGATCTGCCAAGTGTATGCTCCCTTGATTGAGAAGAATGCCAAGAGTGAAGTCAAAGTCATTTCATCAGGAAAAACCTTTGTAAACCTTAAGGCAACAATGTTAAGGACATATGGCCCATCCATTAGGCCTGAAAATATCATTGCCATTTCAACATCCTGGGAAAGTGCAGCTAAAGCCATGCTGGCCAGGAAGCTGAATATGAACGCAGCAG GAGTTAGAGATGTGATTGTTTGGGGCAATATTACTGGGTCTAACTACATTGATTTGTCACATGCAAAACTTTATGGATATGACTGTGCTATTCGGGGCCCTCCTAATTTTCAACGTCCTTTGTTGAATATGATTTATGATAG CGAATGGCTGCATTCAGAAGTGCTGTGTGCACAGAGCACGCTGAGCTCCCGGCTGTCCCATTGCACAGGGATGTTACCTGCCCATGCAATAGCCACGGTACTGCGGTACTGGTACCACGGCTCTCCTTCTGAGGAGATCATTTCTGTGGGAATACTTAGTGAAG GTCAGTTTTGCATTCCTGAAGGAATTATCTTCTCTATGCCAGTGAGGCTCCAGAATGGTAACTGGGAAGTCATGACAGAATTAGAAATTAATGAAACGACCCAAAAAGCTCTAGGACGCTTATCCCACGAGCTGGTTCAG aGGCCTTCAGTGATGTTGAAAGCTCCATATACAGAACAGCCCTAA
- the MDH1B gene encoding putative malate dehydrogenase 1B isoform X8 — MAKFVVAGKANCPYYAKAELLADYLQTNLPSFRVHKIAQHPDKWEQWLHDICETNGWQHSQSPIIWRELLDRGGKGQLLGGLNDFLEYAQQYYGITSMMLSEEMLDIAEENLQAYLEIVKEDEEIKSLINPMQIWITSASVPICYHLIPLLANGEVFGMTTEISIHLLDNEQFKEILRSIVMEAEDMAFPLLRSISEHTKIDEAFIDADIIIVLDDVLLNLEIQSIESYIREVSEICQVYAPLIEKNAKSEVKVISSGKTFVNLKATMLRTYGPSIRPENIIAISTSWESAAKAMLARKLNMNAAGVRDVIVWGNITGSNYIDLSHAKLYGYDCAIRGPPNFQRPLLNMIYDSEWLHSEVLCAQSTLSSRLSHCTGMLPAHAIATVLRYWYHGSPSEEIISVGILSEGQFCIPEGIIFSMPVRLQNGNWEVMTELEINETTQKALGRLSHELVQILSSTFILACYLL; from the exons ATGGCCAAGTTCGTGGTGGCGG GTAAGGCAAACTGCCCTTACTATGCCAAAGCTGAACTCCTGGCTGACTATCTCCAGACTAACTTGCCCAGCTTCAGGGTTCACAAGATTGCTCAGCACCCTGACAAGTGGGAG CAGTGGCTTCATGACATTTGTGAAACAAATGGATGGCAACACAGCCAGTCTCCTATCATTTGGAGAGAACTGTTGGACCGTGGAGGGAAGGGTCAGCTTCTGGGAGGACTTAATGATTTTCTGGAATATGCTCAG CAATATTACGGCATCACTTCCATGATGCTGAGTGAGGAAATGTTAGACATTGCTGAGGAGAACCTGCAGGCATATCTTGAAATTGTAAAAGAGGATGAAGAGATTAAAAGTCTTATCAATCCTATGCAGATCTGGATTACCAG TGCATCAGTTCCAATCTGTTATCATCTGATCCCACTGTTGGCAAATGGAGAAGTGTTTGGGATGACCACAGAAATCAGTATCCATTTGCTTGACAATGAGCAGTTTAAAGAAATTCTTCGCAGTATTGTAATGGAAGCTGAAGACATGGCATTCCCACTTCTCCGCAGTATTTCAGAGCACACAAAAATAGATGAGGCTTTTATTGATGCTGATATTATCATTGTTCTTGATGATGTCCTCCTAAACCTTGAAATCCAATCCATTGAGAGCTACATCAGAGAAGTGAGTGAGATCTGCCAAGTGTATGCTCCCTTGATTGAGAAGAATGCCAAGAGTGAAGTCAAAGTCATTTCATCAGGAAAAACCTTTGTAAACCTTAAGGCAACAATGTTAAGGACATATGGCCCATCCATTAGGCCTGAAAATATCATTGCCATTTCAACATCCTGGGAAAGTGCAGCTAAAGCCATGCTGGCCAGGAAGCTGAATATGAACGCAGCAG GAGTTAGAGATGTGATTGTTTGGGGCAATATTACTGGGTCTAACTACATTGATTTGTCACATGCAAAACTTTATGGATATGACTGTGCTATTCGGGGCCCTCCTAATTTTCAACGTCCTTTGTTGAATATGATTTATGATAG CGAATGGCTGCATTCAGAAGTGCTGTGTGCACAGAGCACGCTGAGCTCCCGGCTGTCCCATTGCACAGGGATGTTACCTGCCCATGCAATAGCCACGGTACTGCGGTACTGGTACCACGGCTCTCCTTCTGAGGAGATCATTTCTGTGGGAATACTTAGTGAAG GTCAGTTTTGCATTCCTGAAGGAATTATCTTCTCTATGCCAGTGAGGCTCCAGAATGGTAACTGGGAAGTCATGACAGAATTAGAAATTAATGAAACGACCCAAAAAGCTCTAGGACGCTTATCCCACGAGCTGGTTCAG ATTCTTTCCAGTACTTTTATATTAGCCTGTTATTTACTATGA
- the MDH1B gene encoding putative malate dehydrogenase 1B isoform X9 has translation MAKFVVAGKANCPYYAKAELLADYLQTNLPSFRVHKIAQHPDKWEQWLHDICETNGWQHSQSPIIWRELLDRGGKGQLLGGLNDFLEYAQQYYGITSMMLSEEMLDIAEENLQAYLEIVKEDEEIKSLINPMQIWITSASVPICYHLIPLLANGEVFGMTTEISIHLLDNEQFKEILRSIVMEAEDMAFPLLRSISEHTKIDEAFIDADIIIVLDDVLLNLEIQSIESYIREVSEICQVYAPLIEKNAKSEVKVISSGKTFVNLKATMLRTYGPSIRPENIIAISTSWESAAKAMLARKLNMNAAGVRDVIVWGNITGSNYIDLSHAKLYGYDCAIRGPPNFQRPLLNMIYDSEWLHSEVLCAQSTLSSRLSHCTGMLPAHAIATVLRYWYHGSPSEEIISVGILSEGQFCIPEGIIFSMPVRLQNGNWEVMTELEINETTQKALGRLSHELVQWI, from the exons ATGGCCAAGTTCGTGGTGGCGG GTAAGGCAAACTGCCCTTACTATGCCAAAGCTGAACTCCTGGCTGACTATCTCCAGACTAACTTGCCCAGCTTCAGGGTTCACAAGATTGCTCAGCACCCTGACAAGTGGGAG CAGTGGCTTCATGACATTTGTGAAACAAATGGATGGCAACACAGCCAGTCTCCTATCATTTGGAGAGAACTGTTGGACCGTGGAGGGAAGGGTCAGCTTCTGGGAGGACTTAATGATTTTCTGGAATATGCTCAG CAATATTACGGCATCACTTCCATGATGCTGAGTGAGGAAATGTTAGACATTGCTGAGGAGAACCTGCAGGCATATCTTGAAATTGTAAAAGAGGATGAAGAGATTAAAAGTCTTATCAATCCTATGCAGATCTGGATTACCAG TGCATCAGTTCCAATCTGTTATCATCTGATCCCACTGTTGGCAAATGGAGAAGTGTTTGGGATGACCACAGAAATCAGTATCCATTTGCTTGACAATGAGCAGTTTAAAGAAATTCTTCGCAGTATTGTAATGGAAGCTGAAGACATGGCATTCCCACTTCTCCGCAGTATTTCAGAGCACACAAAAATAGATGAGGCTTTTATTGATGCTGATATTATCATTGTTCTTGATGATGTCCTCCTAAACCTTGAAATCCAATCCATTGAGAGCTACATCAGAGAAGTGAGTGAGATCTGCCAAGTGTATGCTCCCTTGATTGAGAAGAATGCCAAGAGTGAAGTCAAAGTCATTTCATCAGGAAAAACCTTTGTAAACCTTAAGGCAACAATGTTAAGGACATATGGCCCATCCATTAGGCCTGAAAATATCATTGCCATTTCAACATCCTGGGAAAGTGCAGCTAAAGCCATGCTGGCCAGGAAGCTGAATATGAACGCAGCAG GAGTTAGAGATGTGATTGTTTGGGGCAATATTACTGGGTCTAACTACATTGATTTGTCACATGCAAAACTTTATGGATATGACTGTGCTATTCGGGGCCCTCCTAATTTTCAACGTCCTTTGTTGAATATGATTTATGATAG CGAATGGCTGCATTCAGAAGTGCTGTGTGCACAGAGCACGCTGAGCTCCCGGCTGTCCCATTGCACAGGGATGTTACCTGCCCATGCAATAGCCACGGTACTGCGGTACTGGTACCACGGCTCTCCTTCTGAGGAGATCATTTCTGTGGGAATACTTAGTGAAG GTCAGTTTTGCATTCCTGAAGGAATTATCTTCTCTATGCCAGTGAGGCTCCAGAATGGTAACTGGGAAGTCATGACAGAATTAGAAATTAATGAAACGACCCAAAAAGCTCTAGGACGCTTATCCCACGAGCTGGTTCAG TGGATTTGA
- the MDH1B gene encoding putative malate dehydrogenase 1B isoform X5, with amino-acid sequence MAKFVVAGKANCPYYAKAELLADYLQTNLPSFRVHKIAQHPDKWEQWLHDICETNGWQHSQSPIIWRELLDRGGKGQLLGGLNDFLEYAQQYYGITSMMLSEEMLDIAEENLQAYLEIVKEDEEIKSLINPMQIWITSASVPICYHLIPLLANGEVFGMTTEISIHLLDNEQFKEILRSIVMEAEDMAFPLLRSISEHTKIDEAFIDADIIIVLDDVLLNLEIQSIESYIREVSEICQVYAPLIEKNAKSEVKVISSGKTFVNLKATMLRTYGPSIRPENIIAISTSWESAAKAMLARKLNMNAAGVRDVIVWGNITGSNYIDLSHAKLYGYDCAIRGPPNFQRPLLNMIYDSEWLHSEVLCAQSTLSSRLSHCTGMLPAHAIATVLRYWYHGSPSEEIISVGILSEGQFCIPEGIIFSMPVRLQNGNWEVMTELEINETTQKALGRLSHELVQEKLVALKEINEMHPYEAE; translated from the exons ATGGCCAAGTTCGTGGTGGCGG GTAAGGCAAACTGCCCTTACTATGCCAAAGCTGAACTCCTGGCTGACTATCTCCAGACTAACTTGCCCAGCTTCAGGGTTCACAAGATTGCTCAGCACCCTGACAAGTGGGAG CAGTGGCTTCATGACATTTGTGAAACAAATGGATGGCAACACAGCCAGTCTCCTATCATTTGGAGAGAACTGTTGGACCGTGGAGGGAAGGGTCAGCTTCTGGGAGGACTTAATGATTTTCTGGAATATGCTCAG CAATATTACGGCATCACTTCCATGATGCTGAGTGAGGAAATGTTAGACATTGCTGAGGAGAACCTGCAGGCATATCTTGAAATTGTAAAAGAGGATGAAGAGATTAAAAGTCTTATCAATCCTATGCAGATCTGGATTACCAG TGCATCAGTTCCAATCTGTTATCATCTGATCCCACTGTTGGCAAATGGAGAAGTGTTTGGGATGACCACAGAAATCAGTATCCATTTGCTTGACAATGAGCAGTTTAAAGAAATTCTTCGCAGTATTGTAATGGAAGCTGAAGACATGGCATTCCCACTTCTCCGCAGTATTTCAGAGCACACAAAAATAGATGAGGCTTTTATTGATGCTGATATTATCATTGTTCTTGATGATGTCCTCCTAAACCTTGAAATCCAATCCATTGAGAGCTACATCAGAGAAGTGAGTGAGATCTGCCAAGTGTATGCTCCCTTGATTGAGAAGAATGCCAAGAGTGAAGTCAAAGTCATTTCATCAGGAAAAACCTTTGTAAACCTTAAGGCAACAATGTTAAGGACATATGGCCCATCCATTAGGCCTGAAAATATCATTGCCATTTCAACATCCTGGGAAAGTGCAGCTAAAGCCATGCTGGCCAGGAAGCTGAATATGAACGCAGCAG GAGTTAGAGATGTGATTGTTTGGGGCAATATTACTGGGTCTAACTACATTGATTTGTCACATGCAAAACTTTATGGATATGACTGTGCTATTCGGGGCCCTCCTAATTTTCAACGTCCTTTGTTGAATATGATTTATGATAG CGAATGGCTGCATTCAGAAGTGCTGTGTGCACAGAGCACGCTGAGCTCCCGGCTGTCCCATTGCACAGGGATGTTACCTGCCCATGCAATAGCCACGGTACTGCGGTACTGGTACCACGGCTCTCCTTCTGAGGAGATCATTTCTGTGGGAATACTTAGTGAAG GTCAGTTTTGCATTCCTGAAGGAATTATCTTCTCTATGCCAGTGAGGCTCCAGAATGGTAACTGGGAAGTCATGACAGAATTAGAAATTAATGAAACGACCCAAAAAGCTCTAGGACGCTTATCCCACGAGCTGGTTCAG GAAAAGCTCGTTGCActaaaggaaataaatgaaatgCATCCATATGAAGCAGAATAA
- the MDH1B gene encoding putative malate dehydrogenase 1B isoform X3 has translation MDPDLQVDLIDISLIQHILSSEQSQREEQISLNTQQISRMLMKLFQRARLEKPGQVDPRAAEFSLGLLIAMYDRYRCLKCLNFDLCQACFFTGHLCKPHKRSHPVVEHCVQMSAKANAKHFLHTIRNNLFQECCRRKEAQRRTALESVEERHIPAHKKTFPPVEFSGSSLPGPENVSFPVDSCVPESPRFVPENRTVMQKSENNKTPEQGKTIAQAIACFEADVLKMHESIKSIHSDSRYMKKQFDKWKDKMQFLHNCQEEKSCKIEAKLQRLRVSHESLQMTLQHMKEEVKTILQSSEHPFAQCHNTMPSNPHVLLERRMQSELNPAQIRPISRTCAEWKYLNPPNSVNRMQLLQTPEVPTAVDVMFSDHPLESVSLQSDKTFMGRHKQAKEKQTYLPKLTENSLGGMGNTVLISTAMQTAPDEKEVRQELELLMMKLKDALSLQTQPAQQTALHQEFFSTAEHVCKSFSDLINQVISPACK, from the exons ATGGATCCAGACTTGCAGG TGGATTTGATTGACATTTCTCTGATTCAGCACATCCTATCAAGTGAACAAAGCCAGAGGGAAGAGCAGATTTCTCTGAACACTCAGCAAATCTCTAGAATGCTGATGAAGCTGTTCCAAAGGGCAAGGTTAGAAAAACCAGGCCAGGTAGATCCAAGAGCTGCTGAATTCTCATTGGGCCTACTGATTGCCATGTATGACAG GTATCGCTGTTTAAAGTGCCTCAATTTTGACCTTTGCCAAGCCTGCTTTTTCACTGGCCATCTCTGCAAACCACATAAGAGATCACATCCTGTTGTGGAACACTGTGTGCAG ATGTCAGCAAAGGCGAATGCAAAGCACTTTCTCCACACCATCAGGAACAACCTGTTTCAAGAgtgctgcagaagaaaagaggCTCAGAGAAGGACAGCTCTGGAGTCAGTGGAGGAGAGGCACATCCCTGCTCACAAAAAGACTTT TCCTCCTGTGGAATTCAGTGGTTCATCACTACCTGGTCCTGAAAATGTGTCTTTCCCAGTGGACAGTTGTGTCCCAGAGTCACCCAGGTTCGTACCTGAAAACAGGACTGTAATGCAGAAGAGTGAGAATAACAAGACACCAGAGCAAGGCAAGACAATAGCTCAG GCAATAGCCTGTTTTGAAGCAGATGTGTTAAAAATGCATGAATCCATTAAAAGCATTCACAGTGACAGCAG GTACATGAAGAAGCAGTTCGACAAATGGAAGGACAAAATGCAATTTCTTCATAACtgccaggaagaaaaaagctgCAAAATAGAGGCAAAACTGCAAAGACTGAGAGTAAGCCATGAAAGCCTGCAAATGACACTGCAGCACATGAAGGAAGAAGTAAAG ACCATATTGCAGTCATCAGAGCATCCTTTTGCACAGTGTCATAATACAATGCCAAGTAATCCACATGTTCTGCTGGAAAGGAGAATGCAGAGTGAATTAAATCCTGCCCAAATAAGGCCTATTTCTAGAACATGTGCAGAATGGAAATATTTGAATCCCCCAAACTCTGTAAATAGAATGCAGCTTTTACAGACACCTGAGGTTCCCACTGCAGTGGACGTCATGTTCTCAGATCACCCACTGGAgtcagtgtccctgcagagtgaCAAAACCTTTATGGGACGGCATAAACaagcaaaagagaaacaaaCATATCTGCCTAAACTGACAGAAAACTCTCTTGGTGGAATGGGGAATACAGTTCTTATTTCCACTGCAATGCAGACAGCACCTGATGAGAAGGAGGTCAGACAGGAATTGGAACTGCTAATGATGAAACTGAAGGATGCATTGTCTCTCCAAACCCAACCAG cACAACAAACTGCTTTGCACCAGGAGTTCTTCTCTACAGCTGAGCATGTTTGCAAGTCCTTTTCTGACCTCATCAACCAAGTAATTTCACCAGCTTGTAAATGA
- the MDH1B gene encoding putative malate dehydrogenase 1B isoform X4: MTKSSHCAAVAMFTGKANCPYYAKAELLADYLQTNLPSFRVHKIAQHPDKWEQWLHDICETNGWQHSQSPIIWRELLDRGGKGQLLGGLNDFLEYAQQYYGITSMMLSEEMLDIAEENLQAYLEIVKEDEEIKSLINPMQIWITSASVPICYHLIPLLANGEVFGMTTEISIHLLDNEQFKEILRSIVMEAEDMAFPLLRSISEHTKIDEAFIDADIIIVLDDVLLNLEIQSIESYIREVSEICQVYAPLIEKNAKSEVKVISSGKTFVNLKATMLRTYGPSIRPENIIAISTSWESAAKAMLARKLNMNAAGVRDVIVWGNITGSNYIDLSHAKLYGYDCAIRGPPNFQRPLLNMIYDSEWLHSEVLCAQSTLSSRLSHCTGMLPAHAIATVLRYWYHGSPSEEIISVGILSEGQFCIPEGIIFSMPVRLQNGNWEVMTELEINETTQKALGRLSHELVQEKLVALKEINEMHPYEAE, encoded by the exons ATGACAAAATCTTCCCATTGTGCTGCTGTTGCTATGTTCACAGGTAAGGCAAACTGCCCTTACTATGCCAAAGCTGAACTCCTGGCTGACTATCTCCAGACTAACTTGCCCAGCTTCAGGGTTCACAAGATTGCTCAGCACCCTGACAAGTGGGAG CAGTGGCTTCATGACATTTGTGAAACAAATGGATGGCAACACAGCCAGTCTCCTATCATTTGGAGAGAACTGTTGGACCGTGGAGGGAAGGGTCAGCTTCTGGGAGGACTTAATGATTTTCTGGAATATGCTCAG CAATATTACGGCATCACTTCCATGATGCTGAGTGAGGAAATGTTAGACATTGCTGAGGAGAACCTGCAGGCATATCTTGAAATTGTAAAAGAGGATGAAGAGATTAAAAGTCTTATCAATCCTATGCAGATCTGGATTACCAG TGCATCAGTTCCAATCTGTTATCATCTGATCCCACTGTTGGCAAATGGAGAAGTGTTTGGGATGACCACAGAAATCAGTATCCATTTGCTTGACAATGAGCAGTTTAAAGAAATTCTTCGCAGTATTGTAATGGAAGCTGAAGACATGGCATTCCCACTTCTCCGCAGTATTTCAGAGCACACAAAAATAGATGAGGCTTTTATTGATGCTGATATTATCATTGTTCTTGATGATGTCCTCCTAAACCTTGAAATCCAATCCATTGAGAGCTACATCAGAGAAGTGAGTGAGATCTGCCAAGTGTATGCTCCCTTGATTGAGAAGAATGCCAAGAGTGAAGTCAAAGTCATTTCATCAGGAAAAACCTTTGTAAACCTTAAGGCAACAATGTTAAGGACATATGGCCCATCCATTAGGCCTGAAAATATCATTGCCATTTCAACATCCTGGGAAAGTGCAGCTAAAGCCATGCTGGCCAGGAAGCTGAATATGAACGCAGCAG GAGTTAGAGATGTGATTGTTTGGGGCAATATTACTGGGTCTAACTACATTGATTTGTCACATGCAAAACTTTATGGATATGACTGTGCTATTCGGGGCCCTCCTAATTTTCAACGTCCTTTGTTGAATATGATTTATGATAG CGAATGGCTGCATTCAGAAGTGCTGTGTGCACAGAGCACGCTGAGCTCCCGGCTGTCCCATTGCACAGGGATGTTACCTGCCCATGCAATAGCCACGGTACTGCGGTACTGGTACCACGGCTCTCCTTCTGAGGAGATCATTTCTGTGGGAATACTTAGTGAAG GTCAGTTTTGCATTCCTGAAGGAATTATCTTCTCTATGCCAGTGAGGCTCCAGAATGGTAACTGGGAAGTCATGACAGAATTAGAAATTAATGAAACGACCCAAAAAGCTCTAGGACGCTTATCCCACGAGCTGGTTCAG GAAAAGCTCGTTGCActaaaggaaataaatgaaatgCATCCATATGAAGCAGAATAA
- the MDH1B gene encoding putative malate dehydrogenase 1B isoform X6, with protein MAKFVVAGKANCPYYAKAELLADYLQTNLPSFRVHKIAQHPDKWEWLHDICETNGWQHSQSPIIWRELLDRGGKGQLLGGLNDFLEYAQQYYGITSMMLSEEMLDIAEENLQAYLEIVKEDEEIKSLINPMQIWITSASVPICYHLIPLLANGEVFGMTTEISIHLLDNEQFKEILRSIVMEAEDMAFPLLRSISEHTKIDEAFIDADIIIVLDDVLLNLEIQSIESYIREVSEICQVYAPLIEKNAKSEVKVISSGKTFVNLKATMLRTYGPSIRPENIIAISTSWESAAKAMLARKLNMNAAGVRDVIVWGNITGSNYIDLSHAKLYGYDCAIRGPPNFQRPLLNMIYDSEWLHSEVLCAQSTLSSRLSHCTGMLPAHAIATVLRYWYHGSPSEEIISVGILSEGQFCIPEGIIFSMPVRLQNGNWEVMTELEINETTQKALGRLSHELVQEKLVALKEINEMHPYEAE; from the exons ATGGCCAAGTTCGTGGTGGCGG GTAAGGCAAACTGCCCTTACTATGCCAAAGCTGAACTCCTGGCTGACTATCTCCAGACTAACTTGCCCAGCTTCAGGGTTCACAAGATTGCTCAGCACCCTGACAAGTGGGAG TGGCTTCATGACATTTGTGAAACAAATGGATGGCAACACAGCCAGTCTCCTATCATTTGGAGAGAACTGTTGGACCGTGGAGGGAAGGGTCAGCTTCTGGGAGGACTTAATGATTTTCTGGAATATGCTCAG CAATATTACGGCATCACTTCCATGATGCTGAGTGAGGAAATGTTAGACATTGCTGAGGAGAACCTGCAGGCATATCTTGAAATTGTAAAAGAGGATGAAGAGATTAAAAGTCTTATCAATCCTATGCAGATCTGGATTACCAG TGCATCAGTTCCAATCTGTTATCATCTGATCCCACTGTTGGCAAATGGAGAAGTGTTTGGGATGACCACAGAAATCAGTATCCATTTGCTTGACAATGAGCAGTTTAAAGAAATTCTTCGCAGTATTGTAATGGAAGCTGAAGACATGGCATTCCCACTTCTCCGCAGTATTTCAGAGCACACAAAAATAGATGAGGCTTTTATTGATGCTGATATTATCATTGTTCTTGATGATGTCCTCCTAAACCTTGAAATCCAATCCATTGAGAGCTACATCAGAGAAGTGAGTGAGATCTGCCAAGTGTATGCTCCCTTGATTGAGAAGAATGCCAAGAGTGAAGTCAAAGTCATTTCATCAGGAAAAACCTTTGTAAACCTTAAGGCAACAATGTTAAGGACATATGGCCCATCCATTAGGCCTGAAAATATCATTGCCATTTCAACATCCTGGGAAAGTGCAGCTAAAGCCATGCTGGCCAGGAAGCTGAATATGAACGCAGCAG GAGTTAGAGATGTGATTGTTTGGGGCAATATTACTGGGTCTAACTACATTGATTTGTCACATGCAAAACTTTATGGATATGACTGTGCTATTCGGGGCCCTCCTAATTTTCAACGTCCTTTGTTGAATATGATTTATGATAG CGAATGGCTGCATTCAGAAGTGCTGTGTGCACAGAGCACGCTGAGCTCCCGGCTGTCCCATTGCACAGGGATGTTACCTGCCCATGCAATAGCCACGGTACTGCGGTACTGGTACCACGGCTCTCCTTCTGAGGAGATCATTTCTGTGGGAATACTTAGTGAAG GTCAGTTTTGCATTCCTGAAGGAATTATCTTCTCTATGCCAGTGAGGCTCCAGAATGGTAACTGGGAAGTCATGACAGAATTAGAAATTAATGAAACGACCCAAAAAGCTCTAGGACGCTTATCCCACGAGCTGGTTCAG GAAAAGCTCGTTGCActaaaggaaataaatgaaatgCATCCATATGAAGCAGAATAA